The Pseudolabrys sp. FHR47 genome contains a region encoding:
- a CDS encoding microcin C ABC transporter permease YejB has protein sequence MTAYIIRRILFMIPTMIGIMLVSFVVVQFAPGGPVEQVIAKLQGSDTSATSRISGSAGGDFGSRGMAQGGSGVDAVTSKYRGAQGMDPAFIKKLEQQFGFDKPAHERFLIMMWNYIRFDFGSSYFRDVTVLQLIKEKLPVSMSLGIWMTLLTYLISIPLGIKKAVEAGSRFDMWTSTVIIIGYAIPGFLFAILLIILFAGGSFFNLFPLRGLVSDNFWAMPWYQQIIDYFWHLTLPIIAMALSAFATMTLLTKNSFLDEIRKQYVLTARAKGCSSNQVLYGHVFRNAMLIVVAGFPSAFVSAFFAGSLLIETIFSLDGLGLLGFESVLNRDYPVVFATLYIFSLVGVVVNLVSDLAYTWIDPRIDFESREV, from the coding sequence ATGACCGCCTATATCATCCGCCGTATCCTGTTCATGATTCCGACCATGATCGGCATCATGCTGGTGTCGTTCGTTGTGGTGCAGTTCGCGCCCGGCGGGCCGGTCGAGCAGGTCATCGCCAAGCTGCAGGGCTCCGATACCAGCGCGACCTCGCGCATCTCCGGCTCGGCCGGCGGCGATTTCGGCAGCCGCGGCATGGCCCAGGGCGGCTCCGGCGTCGATGCCGTCACCTCCAAGTATCGCGGCGCGCAGGGCATGGACCCAGCCTTCATCAAGAAGCTGGAGCAGCAGTTCGGCTTCGACAAGCCGGCGCACGAGCGCTTCCTGATCATGATGTGGAACTACATCCGCTTCGACTTCGGCTCGAGCTATTTCCGCGACGTCACGGTGCTGCAGCTGATCAAGGAGAAGCTACCGGTGTCGATGTCGCTCGGCATCTGGATGACGCTGCTGACTTATCTCATCTCGATTCCACTCGGCATCAAGAAGGCGGTCGAGGCCGGCTCGCGCTTTGACATGTGGACCTCGACCGTCATTATCATCGGCTACGCTATCCCAGGCTTCCTGTTCGCGATCCTGCTCATCATCCTGTTCGCGGGCGGCTCGTTCTTCAACTTGTTCCCATTGCGCGGGCTGGTGTCCGACAATTTCTGGGCGATGCCATGGTACCAGCAGATCATCGACTATTTCTGGCACCTGACGCTGCCGATCATCGCCATGGCGCTGTCGGCCTTCGCCACCATGACGCTGCTGACCAAAAACTCGTTCCTCGACGAAATCCGCAAGCAATACGTGCTCACCGCCCGCGCCAAGGGCTGCTCCAGCAATCAGGTGCTGTACGGCCATGTGTTTCGTAACGCGATGTTGATCGTGGTGGCGGGCTTTCCGTCGGCCTTCGTGTCCGCCTTCTTCGCCGGTTCGCTGCTGATCGAGACCATCTTCTCGCTCGATGGCCTCGGTCTGCTCGGCTTCGAAAGCGTGCTCAACCGCGACTATCCCGTGGTGTTCGCCACGCTCTACATCTTCTCGCTGGTCGGCGTGGTCGTGAATCTGGTCTCCGATCTCGCCTATACGTGGATCGATCCGCGTATCGATTTCGAGTCGCGGGAGGTCTGA